In Ruminococcus sp. HUN007, a genomic segment contains:
- a CDS encoding precorrin-6A/cobalt-precorrin-6A reductase translates to MFSCFADRSRIRVYDSPENAEKCRSCGFTDIITGKGPFSEYENIRDFEGCDILVTKDSGKAGGFAEKMSAARKLGMQIIVIERPQEEGYYVNKAWGIIMLLR, encoded by the coding sequence GTGTTTTCCTGTTTTGCGGACCGTTCGCGGATAAGGGTCTACGATTCGCCGGAGAATGCGGAAAAATGCAGAAGCTGCGGGTTTACTGATATTATTACCGGAAAAGGTCCTTTCAGCGAGTACGAAAACATCCGTGATTTTGAAGGCTGTGATATTCTTGTTACCAAGGACAGCGGAAAAGCCGGCGGATTTGCTGAGAAGATGTCTGCTGCAAGGAAACTCGGAATGCAGATAATCGTGATAGAACGTCCGCAGGAAGAAGGGTATTACGTGAACAAAGCCTGGGGTATCATAATGCTGTTACGATGA
- a CDS encoding C45 family autoproteolytic acyltransferase/hydolase: MKRIKTCLAGIASVFILTSCTAKATYEGFTIPDQGGSTLTPVTEYSRTLDLDDICPEEETISEYTSDDGLCVIQKKKHYYAVTLDLEKGDHYKAGAAYADAILKAAPDFGESFEPYLFENITMAFSEANEESFKSLTERVTALKNSLEEEYRLEAEGFADRISGGVHGFSKDGIISYEEALTLQMVPDALRGTSCSAVSLDESRTVSGKRISARILEWLRGSSDQISQIQTVLKYKNGDRSITTVSALGLLDAISGFNENGVLAGILDVGGTNKCEYTYEGKTCYTFALRHALENSVNARDVAEYMLAESDKFTFSHNIYVTDEKDAFCVENSANELLGKARIRTESTPLRPDYANSPDGAFFVVNCYVSEESPDKNAFDLRNLIRWRKLSEWFDGDEKFTSGSFRSRLASETKENYDRDLPVEGADADAFHVLVIDYSTGETDVSFYRPDDEAGVPEYIKIAEIKK; this comes from the coding sequence ATGAAAAGAATAAAAACATGTCTTGCCGGAATTGCTTCGGTATTTATCCTTACGTCCTGCACGGCAAAGGCGACCTACGAAGGATTCACCATACCGGATCAGGGCGGAAGCACACTGACTCCGGTGACAGAATACTCCCGCACACTGGATCTTGATGATATCTGTCCGGAAGAAGAAACGATCTCGGAATACACATCTGACGACGGACTATGTGTTATCCAAAAGAAGAAACACTATTACGCGGTCACACTTGATCTTGAAAAAGGTGATCACTACAAAGCCGGAGCAGCTTATGCGGATGCCATACTAAAAGCGGCACCGGACTTCGGAGAAAGCTTTGAACCATATCTTTTTGAGAACATAACCATGGCATTCAGCGAAGCAAATGAAGAAAGTTTCAAATCACTGACTGAACGTGTTACCGCACTGAAAAATTCACTTGAAGAGGAATACCGTCTTGAAGCCGAAGGATTTGCTGACAGAATAAGCGGAGGCGTACACGGATTCAGTAAAGACGGAATCATATCATACGAGGAAGCACTTACCCTTCAGATGGTACCGGACGCTCTCCGCGGTACATCCTGCAGCGCAGTTTCACTCGACGAAAGCCGCACAGTTTCAGGAAAGCGTATTTCAGCCCGAATTCTTGAATGGCTGAGGGGCAGCTCGGATCAGATATCACAGATTCAGACAGTTTTAAAATATAAAAACGGAGACAGATCAATAACGACCGTTTCTGCACTCGGACTTCTCGACGCAATATCAGGTTTTAATGAAAACGGCGTCCTTGCCGGTATACTCGACGTGGGCGGAACAAATAAATGCGAATATACTTACGAAGGAAAGACCTGCTACACATTTGCACTGCGTCACGCCCTTGAAAACTCGGTAAACGCCCGTGACGTCGCTGAGTACATGCTGGCGGAAAGTGATAAATTCACATTCAGCCACAACATTTATGTTACAGATGAAAAAGATGCTTTCTGTGTTGAAAACAGTGCAAACGAACTTCTCGGAAAAGCGAGGATCAGAACGGAGAGCACTCCCCTTCGCCCCGACTATGCTAATTCTCCGGACGGCGCTTTCTTCGTGGTAAACTGCTACGTTTCAGAAGAAAGCCCTGACAAAAATGCTTTCGATCTCCGTAATCTTATAAGGTGGCGTAAACTGTCCGAATGGTTTGACGGTGATGAAAAATTCACATCCGGCAGTTTCCGTTCCCGCCTTGCTTCCGAAACAAAGGAAAACTACGACAGAGATCTTCCTGTCGAAGGAGCCGATGCCGACGCATTCCACGTACTTGTCATCGACTACTCCACCGGCGAGACCGATGTTTCATTCTACCGTCCCGATGACGAAGCGGGTGTTCCGGAATATATAAAAATTGCAGAGATAAAGAAATAA
- a CDS encoding precorrin-6A/cobalt-precorrin-6A reductase: protein MKKLLIFGGTTEGRIIAERCAAKGIYADICVTTEYGSDLLPSSPYLKKTCRYQKYR from the coding sequence ATGAAAAAACTGCTCATATTCGGCGGGACTACCGAAGGACGTATAATTGCAGAAAGATGTGCTGCAAAGGGGATATATGCCGACATATGCGTAACAACTGAATACGGCAGTGACCTTCTTCCGTCGTCGCCGTATTTAAAAAAAACTTGTCGGTACCAAAAGTATCGATGA
- a CDS encoding MmcQ/YjbR family DNA-binding protein, translated as MNDSMRSEVTEYIKKKYKADPEYLWKRYPDYAVFRHSDNRKWFGIIMNISYEKIDSEKSGMVDILNVKLEDILMRDYLVSLDGYYPGYHISRGNWISIALDGTVPFEAVCELIDIGFSATASKKKRKVLRQPKEWLIPSNPKYYDIIHAFDDTDTIDWKQGAGIIKNDIVYIYVGAPVSAIMYRCKVLETDIPYNYHSDGLTIKALMKIKLLKRYEADQFTFERLKTDFGVFAVRGPRGVPNSLSALLK; from the coding sequence ATGAATGATTCAATGCGTTCTGAAGTTACAGAATACATAAAGAAAAAATACAAGGCAGATCCGGAGTATCTGTGGAAGAGGTATCCGGATTATGCAGTGTTTCGTCACAGTGACAACCGGAAATGGTTCGGTATCATTATGAATATCTCATATGAAAAGATAGACAGTGAAAAAAGCGGGATGGTCGATATACTGAACGTCAAACTTGAAGATATACTCATGAGGGATTATCTTGTAAGTCTGGACGGTTACTATCCCGGTTATCATATAAGCAGAGGAAACTGGATCTCGATAGCACTTGACGGAACTGTTCCTTTTGAAGCTGTTTGTGAACTTATCGATATCGGCTTCAGTGCGACCGCTTCAAAGAAGAAAAGGAAAGTACTTCGTCAGCCGAAGGAATGGCTGATCCCGTCCAATCCGAAGTATTACGATATAATCCACGCATTTGACGATACTGATACCATCGACTGGAAACAGGGTGCAGGAATAATAAAGAACGACATCGTGTATATTTATGTCGGAGCACCTGTTTCTGCGATCATGTACAGATGTAAGGTGCTCGAAACGGATATACCGTATAACTATCACAGCGACGGACTGACGATCAAAGCACTTATGAAAATAAAACTTCTGAAAAGGTATGAGGCGGATCAGTTTACCTTTGAAAGACTGAAAACGGATTTCGGCGTATTTGCAGTAAGAGGACCGCGCGGAGTTCCTAACAGTCTCAGTGCTTTGCTTAAGTAA
- a CDS encoding exonuclease SbcCD subunit D: MRFLHIADLHFGKYMNEVALVKEDQPYWKNEFIKTVRETKADAVVIAGDVYDRSTPSSEAVALLDEFITELAEMNVPVLIAAGNHDSGQKLGFASSILSRNGVHISGVIPGNGIISHVTLRDEYGDVVFWLMPYIFPALVNDMLGTDFRDYDTACRELLKHQNIDTSVRNVMVAHQNVTRGGIEAERGGSETMVAGVGGIDYSAFEDFEYTALGHIHAAQQVGPPNIRYAGSPFCYHFDEAKYSEKGPVLVELGAKGGKASTEIIPIRPLHKVRVLEDTYKNIINELVSGKYKNEYLKAKITDCKVRPDLAKELRTAAEASGNRMLEITGIYELKRNEENLRDSIACMGGKSVTEHFADFYALMKDGAQPDEKELELIDHVSELLGIDDIDAAADRIIEYSVKQEGRNV; the protein is encoded by the coding sequence ATGAGATTTTTACACATTGCTGATCTTCATTTCGGCAAGTATATGAATGAAGTTGCGCTCGTAAAGGAAGACCAGCCGTACTGGAAAAATGAATTCATTAAAACAGTACGTGAAACAAAGGCAGATGCAGTAGTCATTGCCGGTGACGTTTATGACAGAAGTACGCCGTCTTCCGAAGCCGTTGCACTTCTGGATGAGTTTATAACTGAACTTGCAGAAATGAACGTTCCTGTTCTTATTGCTGCCGGAAATCACGATTCCGGTCAGAAGCTTGGCTTTGCAAGCAGTATCCTCAGCAGGAACGGTGTGCACATTTCAGGCGTTATCCCTGGAAACGGCATAATCTCTCACGTTACACTCCGCGATGAGTACGGAGATGTCGTGTTCTGGCTCATGCCGTACATTTTCCCGGCTCTTGTAAACGACATGCTCGGAACAGACTTCCGTGACTATGACACAGCCTGCCGCGAACTTTTAAAACACCAGAACATCGATACCTCAGTTCGTAACGTCATGGTAGCTCATCAGAACGTAACACGCGGCGGAATTGAAGCCGAACGCGGCGGTTCCGAAACGATGGTTGCCGGTGTCGGCGGTATCGATTATTCAGCGTTTGAAGATTTCGAATACACAGCTCTTGGTCATATTCATGCAGCTCAGCAGGTAGGACCTCCGAATATCCGTTATGCCGGTTCGCCTTTCTGCTATCATTTTGACGAGGCGAAATATTCCGAAAAGGGACCTGTCCTTGTTGAACTGGGTGCCAAAGGCGGGAAAGCATCAACGGAAATTATCCCGATACGTCCGCTTCATAAGGTAAGGGTACTCGAAGATACTTATAAAAATATTATAAATGAACTAGTTTCCGGAAAATATAAGAATGAATATCTGAAAGCAAAGATAACCGACTGCAAGGTAAGACCGGATCTGGCAAAAGAACTGCGCACAGCAGCGGAAGCGTCCGGAAACCGCATGCTTGAAATAACTGGTATTTATGAACTGAAGCGCAATGAGGAAAACCTGCGTGACAGTATCGCATGCATGGGTGGAAAATCCGTTACCGAACATTTTGCTGATTTCTATGCTCTCATGAAAGACGGGGCACAACCGGATGAAAAGGAACTCGAACTTATTGATCATGTAAGTGAACTGCTTGGAATTGATGATATCGATGCGGCCGCCGACAGGATAATTGAGTATTCCGTTAAACAGGAGGGCAGAAACGTATGA
- a CDS encoding SMC family ATPase: MKPLVVTMQAFGSYKNYTKIDLAALGTGLYLVTGDTGAGKTTIFDAIMYALYGAPGGEHRTRNMMRCESADPGTDTVVTLDFEVSGRKYRAERIMHFTKTGNMTSRASLTEPDCMPSEGDTKVTERITEIIGLNKKQFEQIIMLAQGEFRKFLDADSEARAEILGRLFDSSPYRRLQEAVRTAGNKFKNLRKQDEDKARHILEGISIPEASGSFTETDAAFYSYDHPELSENLDKLNSFLEAQTKAAEKEKNKLAAEKEKLIEEKKTAESNNALIEKSRNAEEHFNKLRSMENEFKAAGEKLKTFSQALHLVYPAEKSLNEKKRESDREKAQIKDLEVRLEKSEEKCIACQKVFEESEKLKPERDRLTGSISDAQKLLPEYDDLDKHLAVYKEAEKKEKETKAALEKNTQKSEANKKALKELKKRAEELGDTGARLSEAGNQLKRAKEKKADLDALDKKISENIKREKKLEKAEKELLDIVNKCKELHEISVDLTGRYLDGQAEILERKLFDEVRDHGEAVCPVCHTRHTSFSFDVSRSETDIPDKEAVEKASADYKSESDRMLEKEKENENLRAGIETEKKNILEGASKLFGECTWEMLADEKFLKERSDAFNNEVTGFENEYKKAKADDEEASATAAECKRNEEENEKLDKVISTLNAELSVVSAVLTESKTRYEEIKSRLKYDTRKEAEEELETLKKKHDSIVKTIEKAQKDLSGAKEEQSGLKGSLDTARNKLAETENDIIKLNEEFTAKIREAGFDGDSHYRVAMSICSPESDPEKWIEAEKARIDTYQKELHSAKEDMLKRTEETKDLKETDLGLISERIAAGEAEYKKSEKRYSDLREMRNNDLAVTEKVRSLKKELDRTKPAYDRLIRLSDLLSGANGEGGRLSFERHVMGSVFREIVDQANYRLLDMSGGRFELVHRYEASAKNKKAGLELSIQCNSGAPPRDTRTVSGGEAFMVSLALALGLSDVVKNHSGGISMESMFIDEGFGSLDGDKLDRAISVLNKLTGEDGDARQIGIISHVEKLGECIPKQILVKNTENGSTVRIIG, translated from the coding sequence ATGAAACCGTTAGTTGTTACTATGCAGGCTTTTGGATCCTACAAAAATTACACGAAAATAGATCTTGCTGCTCTCGGTACCGGACTCTATCTTGTTACAGGTGACACCGGTGCAGGAAAGACCACCATTTTCGATGCGATTATGTATGCACTTTACGGTGCTCCTGGCGGTGAACACAGAACCAGAAACATGATGCGCTGTGAGTCCGCCGATCCGGGTACTGATACCGTTGTTACACTTGATTTTGAAGTCAGCGGCAGGAAGTACAGGGCGGAACGTATAATGCACTTTACAAAGACCGGCAATATGACCAGCAGAGCGTCTCTGACTGAACCGGACTGTATGCCTTCCGAGGGTGATACAAAAGTAACGGAACGCATTACTGAAATAATAGGACTCAACAAGAAACAGTTTGAGCAGATAATCATGCTTGCTCAGGGTGAATTCAGAAAATTTCTTGATGCCGACAGTGAAGCCCGTGCGGAGATACTCGGACGTCTTTTCGACAGTTCGCCTTACAGAAGACTTCAGGAAGCTGTAAGAACGGCCGGAAACAAATTTAAAAATCTCCGTAAACAGGACGAAGACAAGGCAAGACATATTCTTGAAGGTATAAGCATTCCTGAAGCGTCAGGATCATTTACGGAAACTGATGCGGCATTTTACAGCTACGATCATCCTGAGCTTTCTGAAAACCTTGATAAACTCAACAGTTTCCTTGAAGCTCAGACAAAAGCTGCGGAAAAGGAAAAAAATAAGCTTGCCGCGGAAAAGGAAAAGCTTATTGAAGAAAAAAAGACCGCTGAAAGCAACAATGCACTCATTGAAAAAAGCAGAAATGCAGAAGAGCATTTTAATAAACTGCGATCCATGGAAAATGAGTTTAAAGCAGCCGGTGAGAAACTTAAAACATTCAGCCAGGCACTTCATCTCGTTTACCCTGCGGAAAAAAGCCTTAATGAGAAGAAGAGAGAATCTGACAGAGAAAAAGCACAGATAAAAGATCTTGAAGTCAGACTTGAAAAGAGTGAAGAAAAGTGCATCGCATGTCAGAAAGTATTTGAAGAATCAGAAAAGCTCAAACCTGAACGTGACAGACTGACAGGAAGCATAAGCGATGCTCAAAAGCTCCTTCCTGAATACGACGATCTCGATAAACATCTTGCAGTGTATAAGGAAGCTGAAAAAAAGGAAAAAGAAACGAAAGCTGCTCTTGAAAAGAATACTCAGAAATCAGAGGCAAACAAAAAAGCCCTGAAGGAACTGAAAAAGAGAGCAGAAGAACTCGGCGATACCGGAGCAAGGCTTTCCGAAGCGGGAAATCAGCTTAAGCGTGCGAAAGAGAAGAAGGCAGATCTTGATGCACTTGATAAAAAAATATCGGAAAATATAAAAAGAGAAAAGAAACTTGAAAAAGCTGAAAAAGAGCTTCTCGATATTGTGAATAAGTGTAAGGAACTGCATGAAATAAGCGTGGATCTCACGGGCAGATATCTTGACGGACAGGCAGAGATCCTTGAAAGGAAACTCTTTGATGAAGTCCGTGACCACGGCGAAGCTGTATGTCCGGTGTGTCATACCAGACATACGTCCTTTAGTTTTGATGTTTCCCGGTCTGAAACAGATATTCCGGATAAGGAAGCGGTCGAAAAGGCATCAGCTGACTATAAATCCGAATCAGACAGGATGCTTGAAAAGGAAAAGGAAAATGAAAATCTTCGTGCCGGGATTGAAACGGAAAAGAAAAACATACTTGAAGGCGCCTCAAAGCTTTTCGGTGAATGTACCTGGGAGATGCTTGCAGACGAAAAATTCCTGAAAGAAAGATCTGATGCGTTTAATAATGAAGTGACCGGCTTTGAAAATGAATATAAAAAAGCTAAGGCCGATGATGAAGAAGCATCTGCGACAGCTGCAGAGTGTAAAAGGAACGAAGAGGAAAATGAAAAACTCGATAAGGTGATAAGCACTCTTAACGCTGAACTTTCCGTGGTATCAGCTGTTCTTACCGAATCGAAGACAAGGTATGAGGAAATAAAGTCAAGGCTTAAGTACGATACCAGAAAAGAAGCGGAAGAAGAACTTGAAACTCTGAAAAAGAAGCACGACAGTATTGTAAAAACCATTGAAAAAGCTCAGAAAGATCTTTCCGGGGCGAAGGAAGAACAGAGCGGTTTAAAGGGCAGCCTTGATACAGCCCGTAACAAACTTGCCGAAACTGAAAATGATATCATAAAGCTTAATGAAGAATTCACTGCAAAGATCAGAGAAGCGGGATTTGACGGTGATTCGCATTACCGTGTTGCTATGAGCATATGTTCTCCGGAGAGTGATCCGGAGAAGTGGATAGAAGCAGAGAAGGCGAGAATAGACACTTATCAGAAGGAGCTTCATTCTGCAAAGGAGGATATGCTGAAACGTACCGAAGAAACGAAGGACCTTAAGGAAACTGATCTTGGCCTTATCAGTGAACGGATCGCTGCAGGTGAGGCTGAGTATAAAAAAAGCGAAAAGCGTTACAGCGATCTTCGTGAAATGAGGAACAATGATCTTGCTGTAACTGAAAAGGTAAGATCCTTAAAGAAAGAGCTTGACAGGACAAAGCCGGCTTACGACAGGCTTATCCGTCTTTCTGATCTTTTGAGCGGTGCAAACGGCGAGGGCGGCAGACTCTCTTTTGAAAGACATGTTATGGGAAGTGTTTTCAGAGAGATCGTCGATCAGGCGAACTACCGTCTTCTTGATATGAGCGGCGGACGATTTGAACTCGTTCACCGGTATGAAGCCTCTGCAAAAAACAAAAAGGCCGGACTGGAACTCAGCATCCAGTGCAATTCCGGAGCACCTCCGCGTGATACAAGAACCGTCTCCGGCGGTGAAGCCTTCATGGTATCGCTCGCACTTGCTCTGGGCCTTTCCGATGTCGTAAAGAATCATTCCGGCGGAATAAGCATGGAATCCATGTTCATCGACGAAGGATTCGGTTCACTCGACGGCGACAAACTCGACCGTGCGATCAGCGTTCTGAACAAACTGACCGGCGAAGACGGCGACGCCCGCCAGATCGGTATCATCTCACACGTCGAAAAACTCGGCGAATGCATTCCGAAGCAGATACTCGTAAAGAACACTGAAAACGGAAGTACCGTAAGGATAATCGGATAA
- a CDS encoding ABC transporter ATP-binding protein, whose translation MKVISVKDLCKTYIVKSRSSNVLQNVNFEMEGGEFVTVMGPSGSGKSTLLYTVSGMDSATAGEVVFNEKNLSALGKKEIMHLRLTEMGFIFQQMYMMKKLCILDNIVLPGYQAGGDRKSINERALKLMRRLGIAETAEHEITEVSGGELQRACLCRALINSPKIIFADEPTGALNSSAASGVMRELVNANRDGTGVLMVTHSVKVAAQSERVIYLVDGGIRGEVSLGKINDESEIPAREKVVNSWLAEQGW comes from the coding sequence ATGAAAGTAATATCAGTAAAGGATCTTTGCAAGACCTATATAGTAAAATCACGCAGCAGCAACGTTCTTCAGAACGTAAACTTTGAAATGGAAGGGGGCGAATTCGTTACCGTAATGGGACCTAGCGGAAGCGGAAAATCCACGCTGCTCTATACAGTAAGCGGCATGGACAGCGCTACAGCCGGAGAGGTCGTTTTTAACGAAAAAAATCTTTCGGCGCTGGGCAAAAAAGAGATAATGCACCTTCGCCTTACGGAAATGGGTTTTATTTTTCAGCAGATGTACATGATGAAAAAGCTGTGCATACTCGATAATATCGTCCTTCCGGGATATCAGGCCGGCGGAGACCGCAAGAGTATTAACGAACGTGCCTTAAAACTTATGCGCAGACTTGGTATAGCCGAGACCGCCGAGCATGAGATAACGGAAGTATCCGGCGGTGAACTGCAGCGTGCATGCCTGTGCCGTGCGCTCATCAACTCCCCGAAAATCATATTTGCCGACGAGCCGACAGGTGCTCTTAATTCGAGTGCGGCATCCGGTGTCATGCGTGAACTGGTAAATGCCAACCGTGACGGCACAGGTGTTCTTATGGTAACGCACAGCGTAAAAGTGGCAGCCCAGAGCGAACGTGTCATCTATCTTGTGGACGGCGGCATAAGGGGCGAAGTAAGTCTCGGAAAGATAAACGACGAGAGTGAGATACCGGCACGTGAAAAAGTCGTAAACTCATGGCTTGCAGAACAGGGATGGTAA
- a CDS encoding FtsX-like permease family protein, translated as MFFKMLKNDLKMKKGLNLILFIFIVIASVLVYVSASQLYIQLTGEERTVKSCSSSDLIMMFENTEEKREEKLEIISQSLTEHEFFGDFYQSEGVTAEAKQFDFERIDEDDKESFFEKKQLITTLPRECNLVYDTNDKPFYVKNGTVWISHKMRDVTGSKTGDHLKIITPMGRAYEFEIAGFYKEPTAIYLFKYFLSDDDYKVISADFPVKTDIFSVYTPEVNNDITSVFFSDLRNNHGIQIIDGWWSRSTMSDDYVVIFIITFSMILMSIFMLVIILMTIRFTMISALRDEEKEIGMMRAMGIDSLRFRWLFVAKYIAFAVTGGVIGIIAGIPVSYRLMHLFAGGITWPPLHELVLVGAASALLMTSSVILFCLFIMRRINKISVIDAIHGENRGERFGKASALLLHRRKKMPVPVYLGLSDILTRIKRYIFLVIAYTLGGMMILLPGYLYHSVINPEFMKYSMIYSYDFFPDFSDEMMKEYEKRENAENKFFWDIYNDDLKNNGINAHVDTYCYSGGELYTGGRCDCDVYFNFDDMSPIIYSEGTAPVLENEIAMSSYTARNRGIKPGDEIEVGLNEYSGDKLHITLNKKKVIVTGLIDMIEWASPYLIMGSEYDKSCINGKGYYALNIYSDNKQAEWNKMNDLFGGHVMSGEEAIMRYLEDYEIPLRLFRNVVFAAVVFVNILLTVLYMNIFISEDKSEIALQRCLGTDDRKIRAAELFRMMTLTAASVIAAIIISNSVGARMFDLLFGAINLSGFRFMPMPVLTFVIMPAVSLLTVLIPSLIRLGRIDRIDIRSIAEE; from the coding sequence ATGTTTTTCAAAATGCTGAAAAATGATCTGAAAATGAAAAAGGGACTTAATCTGATCCTGTTCATTTTCATTGTTATTGCATCGGTACTGGTGTACGTCAGTGCATCGCAGCTGTATATTCAGCTGACCGGTGAGGAACGTACTGTGAAAAGCTGCAGTTCTTCGGACCTGATCATGATGTTTGAAAACACTGAGGAAAAGCGTGAGGAGAAACTTGAGATTATTTCGCAGAGTCTTACTGAACACGAATTTTTCGGTGATTTTTATCAAAGCGAAGGCGTAACTGCAGAAGCGAAGCAGTTTGACTTTGAAAGGATCGATGAGGACGACAAGGAAAGCTTTTTTGAGAAAAAGCAGCTCATCACCACCCTGCCCCGTGAATGCAACCTTGTGTATGACACGAATGACAAACCCTTCTATGTAAAGAACGGGACTGTATGGATCTCTCATAAAATGCGCGATGTCACAGGATCAAAAACCGGTGATCATTTGAAGATCATCACACCTATGGGCCGTGCATATGAATTCGAGATAGCCGGATTCTACAAAGAACCTACTGCTATCTACCTTTTCAAATATTTTCTTTCCGATGATGACTACAAAGTGATCTCGGCTGATTTTCCGGTAAAAACAGATATTTTTTCCGTTTACACTCCGGAAGTAAACAATGACATTACAAGCGTTTTCTTTTCTGATCTGCGTAATAATCACGGAATACAGATTATAGACGGCTGGTGGAGCAGGAGCACAATGTCAGATGACTATGTGGTAATATTCATAATCACATTCTCGATGATCCTTATGAGTATTTTCATGCTTGTCATTATACTTATGACCATACGTTTCACCATGATATCCGCTCTTCGTGATGAGGAAAAGGAGATCGGCATGATGCGTGCCATGGGTATCGATTCCCTTCGTTTCCGCTGGCTGTTTGTCGCAAAATACATTGCATTTGCCGTCACCGGCGGAGTTATCGGCATAATCGCCGGAATACCGGTTTCCTACAGACTTATGCACCTTTTTGCCGGCGGCATCACCTGGCCTCCGCTTCATGAACTGGTACTTGTCGGTGCTGCATCTGCTTTGCTTATGACTTCATCGGTAATACTGTTCTGTCTGTTTATAATGAGACGAATAAATAAAATATCTGTAATCGACGCCATACACGGTGAAAACCGGGGCGAGCGTTTCGGAAAGGCATCTGCACTGCTGCTTCACAGACGAAAAAAGATGCCTGTACCGGTATATCTCGGACTGTCTGATATTCTTACACGCATAAAGCGCTACATCTTTCTTGTGATAGCGTACACTCTCGGCGGAATGATGATCCTGCTTCCTGGATATCTGTACCACTCAGTAATAAATCCTGAGTTTATGAAATACAGTATGATCTACAGTTACGACTTCTTCCCTGACTTCAGTGACGAGATGATGAAGGAATATGAAAAAAGGGAAAACGCTGAAAACAAGTTTTTCTGGGATATTTACAACGACGACCTTAAAAACAATGGAATAAACGCACACGTAGATACCTACTGCTACAGCGGCGGTGAACTTTATACCGGTGGACGGTGCGACTGTGATGTATATTTTAATTTTGACGATATGTCCCCGATTATTTACAGTGAAGGAACTGCACCGGTTCTCGAAAACGAGATAGCAATGTCGAGCTACACAGCAAGAAACCGTGGAATAAAACCAGGAGACGAAATAGAGGTCGGCCTTAACGAATATTCCGGAGACAAGCTTCACATCACACTCAATAAGAAGAAAGTGATCGTCACCGGCCTTATCGATATGATTGAATGGGCATCACCTTACCTCATAATGGGAAGCGAATACGATAAAAGCTGTATAAACGGAAAAGGTTACTATGCTCTGAACATATATTCAGATAACAAACAGGCCGAGTGGAATAAAATGAACGATCTTTTCGGCGGCCATGTTATGTCCGGAGAAGAAGCGATCATGCGTTATCTTGAAGACTACGAGATCCCGCTCAGACTTTTCAGAAATGTGGTTTTCGCAGCAGTTGTATTCGTAAACATTCTGCTTACTGTCCTTTACATGAACATTTTTATTTCGGAAGACAAATCAGAGATCGCACTTCAGAGATGTCTCGGAACAGACGACAGAAAAATACGTGCCGCTGAGCTTTTCAGAATGATGACGCTCACAGCCGCATCAGTCATCGCAGCCATAATTATATCAAACTCTGTCGGTGCGAGGATGTTTGACTTACTGTTCGGAGCGATAAATCTTTCGGGATTCAGATTCATGCCGATGCCGGTACTTACTTTTGTCATCATGCCGGCCGTATCACTGCTCACAGTGCTCATACCTTCACTAATAAGACTTGGAAGAATAGATAGGATCGATATACGCAGCATAGCAGAAGAATAG
- a CDS encoding precorrin-6A/cobalt-precorrin-6A reductase has protein sequence MDDIVKLLGNGYTAVVDATHPYAENITANIREAVTRSGYSEKRYIRVKREPEKRDEAAVYLENAGQAADYLKKY, from the coding sequence ATCGATGATATTGTAAAACTGCTTGGAAACGGATATACTGCCGTGGTCGATGCGACGCATCCGTATGCTGAGAACATTACGGCAAATATCAGGGAGGCGGTAACACGTTCAGGATATTCTGAAAAAAGATATATACGTGTAAAAAGAGAACCGGAAAAGCGGGATGAAGCGGCGGTCTATCTTGAAAACGCCGGGCAGGCGGCAGATTATCTTAAAAAATACTGA